The following are encoded in a window of Oncorhynchus keta strain PuntledgeMale-10-30-2019 chromosome 10, Oket_V2, whole genome shotgun sequence genomic DNA:
- the LOC118376327 gene encoding inactive phospholipase D5 isoform X2: MAAPTTQPQEPMKSQQKCIAIFALLCCFAVLVALTFSAVDVWGEDEDGITEENCNRHCRIVLVENIPEDLPLSVDGTTHVPLSTGLNSLLDQAKHSVEVVSPVWNLNSWDQETWPNSDTQGQLLFQRLLNLKTREIKLKIASSLTDSAELQKLTEHGAEVRFVNMSALTRGGLHSNFWVVDRRHVFIGSASMDWRSLSKRKELGVVVYNCSCLAIDLHRVFSFYWQLQYRDYIPSIWSKRVTALYGKDSPVTLYLNDTEVTAYVSTSPDLFCPKDRAKDIDVIQHVMQEAKLFIYISVTDYLPLLTRRSGGSLVSRYWSPIDEMIREAVVLRGVKVRMLISFWKQTHPLTFNFIMSLKSLCMELTNCSLEVKFFSRREQMANSQPGVNHNKYMVTDSAVYIGNHDWVGSEFAYNAGTGLVIKPTQTLKERGATILEQVKAVFERDWHSHYAKTLQASNRTPEGSKYRNLHNNQRARV; this comes from the exons ATGGCAGCACCAACTACACAGCCACAGGAGCCTATGAAG TCTCAGCAGAAGTGCATAGCCATCTTTGCTCTGCTGTGCTGCTTCGCTGTGCTGGTGGCTCTCACCTTCTCCGCGGTAGACGTCTGGGGGGAGGACGAGGACGGAATCACAGAAGAGAACTGTAACAGACACTGTCG CATTGTCCTTGTGGAGAACATTCCGGAGGACCTCCCCCTTTCCGTAGATGGTACAACCCACGTTCCCCTCTCCACAGGCCTCAACAGCCTGTTGGACCAGGCCAAGCACTCAGTGGAGGTGGTATCTCCCGTCTGGAACCTCAACTCATGGGACCAAGAGACATGGCCCAACTCTGACACACAG GGCCAGCTTCTGTTCCAGAGACTGCTCAACCTCAAGACTCGGGAGATTAAATTGAAGATTGCCAGCAGTCTCACAGACTCTGCTGAACTGCAGAAACTAACAGAGCATG GTGCCGAGGTTCGCTTTGTGAATATGTCAGCTCTGACCAGAGGCGGACTGCACTCCAATTTCTGGGTTGTTGATAGGAGGCATGTGTTCATTGGCAGTGCCAGCATGGACTGGAGATCACTGTCCAAG AGGAAGGAGTTGGGGGTGGTGGTTTATAACTGCAGCTGTCTGGCTATAGACCTCCATAGGGTCTTCTCCTTTTACTGGCAGCTCCAGTACAGAGACTACATCCCTTCTATCTGGTCTAAGAGAGTCACGGCCCTCTACGGCAAGGACAGCCCCGTAACGCTGTACCTCAATGATACAGAGGTTACCGCTTATGTGTCG aCCTCTCCTGACCTCTTCTGTCCTAAGGATCGGGCCAAGGACATAGATGTCATACAGCATGTGATGCAGGAGGCCAAGTTGTTCATCTACATCTCTGTCACAGACTACCTTCCCCTACTCACCAGAAGGTCTGGAGGGTCTTTAGTTTCAAG ATACTGGTCTCCTATCGATGAGATGATACGTGAGGCTGTGGTCCTGCGAGGGGTCAAAGTTCGCATGCTCATCAGTTTCTGGAAGCAGACCCACCCGCTCACCTTCAACTTCATTATGTCCCTCAAGTCACTGTGCATGGAGCTGACCAACTGCTCCCTAGAAGTG AAGTTTTTTAGCAGGAGGGAGCAGATGGCTAATAGTCAACCAGGAGTCAACCACAATAAGTACATGGTGACCGACAGTGCTGTGTACATAG GTAATCACGACTGGGTGGGGAGTGAGTTTGCCTATAACGCTGGGACCGGACTCGTCATCAAACCAACACAAACTCTCAAGGAGAGGGGCGCCACAATCCTGGAACAGGTGAAGGCTGTATTCGAGAGAGACTGGCATTCGCACTACGCTAAAACCCTACAGGCCAGTAACAGGACTCCAGAGGGTAGCAAATACAGGAACCTCCACAACAACCAGAGGGCCAGAGTCTGA
- the LOC118376327 gene encoding inactive phospholipase D5 isoform X1, with the protein MASGGHGMRGRGEPLHAPHLSDIYANSAIQQQDYSATIWLRSKEKLEHSQQKCIAIFALLCCFAVLVALTFSAVDVWGEDEDGITEENCNRHCRIVLVENIPEDLPLSVDGTTHVPLSTGLNSLLDQAKHSVEVVSPVWNLNSWDQETWPNSDTQGQLLFQRLLNLKTREIKLKIASSLTDSAELQKLTEHGAEVRFVNMSALTRGGLHSNFWVVDRRHVFIGSASMDWRSLSKRKELGVVVYNCSCLAIDLHRVFSFYWQLQYRDYIPSIWSKRVTALYGKDSPVTLYLNDTEVTAYVSTSPDLFCPKDRAKDIDVIQHVMQEAKLFIYISVTDYLPLLTRRSGGSLVSRYWSPIDEMIREAVVLRGVKVRMLISFWKQTHPLTFNFIMSLKSLCMELTNCSLEVKFFSRREQMANSQPGVNHNKYMVTDSAVYIGNHDWVGSEFAYNAGTGLVIKPTQTLKERGATILEQVKAVFERDWHSHYAKTLQASNRTPEGSKYRNLHNNQRARV; encoded by the exons TCTCAGCAGAAGTGCATAGCCATCTTTGCTCTGCTGTGCTGCTTCGCTGTGCTGGTGGCTCTCACCTTCTCCGCGGTAGACGTCTGGGGGGAGGACGAGGACGGAATCACAGAAGAGAACTGTAACAGACACTGTCG CATTGTCCTTGTGGAGAACATTCCGGAGGACCTCCCCCTTTCCGTAGATGGTACAACCCACGTTCCCCTCTCCACAGGCCTCAACAGCCTGTTGGACCAGGCCAAGCACTCAGTGGAGGTGGTATCTCCCGTCTGGAACCTCAACTCATGGGACCAAGAGACATGGCCCAACTCTGACACACAG GGCCAGCTTCTGTTCCAGAGACTGCTCAACCTCAAGACTCGGGAGATTAAATTGAAGATTGCCAGCAGTCTCACAGACTCTGCTGAACTGCAGAAACTAACAGAGCATG GTGCCGAGGTTCGCTTTGTGAATATGTCAGCTCTGACCAGAGGCGGACTGCACTCCAATTTCTGGGTTGTTGATAGGAGGCATGTGTTCATTGGCAGTGCCAGCATGGACTGGAGATCACTGTCCAAG AGGAAGGAGTTGGGGGTGGTGGTTTATAACTGCAGCTGTCTGGCTATAGACCTCCATAGGGTCTTCTCCTTTTACTGGCAGCTCCAGTACAGAGACTACATCCCTTCTATCTGGTCTAAGAGAGTCACGGCCCTCTACGGCAAGGACAGCCCCGTAACGCTGTACCTCAATGATACAGAGGTTACCGCTTATGTGTCG aCCTCTCCTGACCTCTTCTGTCCTAAGGATCGGGCCAAGGACATAGATGTCATACAGCATGTGATGCAGGAGGCCAAGTTGTTCATCTACATCTCTGTCACAGACTACCTTCCCCTACTCACCAGAAGGTCTGGAGGGTCTTTAGTTTCAAG ATACTGGTCTCCTATCGATGAGATGATACGTGAGGCTGTGGTCCTGCGAGGGGTCAAAGTTCGCATGCTCATCAGTTTCTGGAAGCAGACCCACCCGCTCACCTTCAACTTCATTATGTCCCTCAAGTCACTGTGCATGGAGCTGACCAACTGCTCCCTAGAAGTG AAGTTTTTTAGCAGGAGGGAGCAGATGGCTAATAGTCAACCAGGAGTCAACCACAATAAGTACATGGTGACCGACAGTGCTGTGTACATAG GTAATCACGACTGGGTGGGGAGTGAGTTTGCCTATAACGCTGGGACCGGACTCGTCATCAAACCAACACAAACTCTCAAGGAGAGGGGCGCCACAATCCTGGAACAGGTGAAGGCTGTATTCGAGAGAGACTGGCATTCGCACTACGCTAAAACCCTACAGGCCAGTAACAGGACTCCAGAGGGTAGCAAATACAGGAACCTCCACAACAACCAGAGGGCCAGAGTCTGA